A single genomic interval of Candidatus Jordarchaeales archaeon harbors:
- a CDS encoding serine protein kinase RIO — protein MPRDVWKSEERADRGLIKEKDSDLFKTVEGVLDTSTVMVLYELENRGYFKKLLGVVSTGKEANIYWGVGDEREVAVKVYRTATLDFKKIWVYIVGDPRFFRFKKSTRGMMFIWAEKEFKNLKLAYEAGVRVPEPIVQHKNVLVMEFIGEDGIPAPKIKDAKLSQQELKEAFEKIVDYVTKLYKKAELVHADISEYNILWWDEPVLIDLSQAVMLNHPLSQEFLIRDLKNLLSYFSREGVKVPSLEELYYQVTGEELPWKQENM, from the coding sequence TTGCCGAGAGATGTTTGGAAGTCGGAAGAGAGAGCTGATCGCGGATTAATTAAAGAAAAAGACTCCGATCTTTTTAAGACAGTTGAAGGCGTCCTTGACACAAGTACTGTAATGGTACTGTATGAGCTGGAAAATAGAGGATATTTTAAGAAGCTTTTAGGAGTGGTTTCTACCGGAAAAGAGGCTAATATTTATTGGGGAGTAGGTGATGAACGAGAGGTTGCAGTCAAAGTTTACCGTACAGCAACACTTGACTTCAAGAAAATATGGGTTTACATAGTGGGTGATCCTAGGTTTTTCAGGTTCAAAAAAAGTACACGTGGAATGATGTTTATTTGGGCTGAAAAAGAGTTTAAGAACCTTAAACTGGCATACGAAGCGGGAGTAAGAGTTCCTGAACCTATAGTTCAACACAAAAACGTCCTAGTGATGGAGTTCATAGGTGAAGACGGCATTCCAGCTCCAAAAATAAAAGATGCTAAACTCTCCCAACAGGAGCTAAAGGAAGCTTTTGAAAAAATAGTTGACTACGTTACTAAACTCTATAAAAAAGCAGAGCTTGTTCACGCAGATATAAGCGAGTACAACATTCTGTGGTGGGATGAACCCGTACTGATAGATTTATCCCAAGCAGTAATGCTTAATCATCCACTGTCGCAGGAGTTCTTGATCAGAGACCTTAAAAACTTGTTATCATATTTTTCACGTGAAGGAGTCAAAGTGCCTTCTTTAGAGGAGTTATATTACCAAGTAACAGGAGAGGAGTTGCCATGGAAGCAAGAGAACATGTAA
- a CDS encoding CDP-2,3-bis-(O-geranylgeranyl)-sn-glycerol synthase, translated as MDLLILLVLALWYILPAYAANGLAVIFGRGKRFNMPLDLGRNFIDGKRLFGDGKTLRGFVGGVVAGTFVGAAQSIAGSTVGIPMLLSSPQVTFFLFAANALSPQHAHLILVNALFFTPLFFFLLGYPSTSKEIIMPSILKGFLLSLGALTGDLVGSFIKRRLNLDRGTPAPGLDQLDFIAGAILLSSWFYLPPVEVLLVVVIVTPVIHLLANAGAYVLRLKKEPW; from the coding sequence GTGGATTTGCTAATTTTACTTGTCCTAGCTCTTTGGTATATCCTCCCTGCTTATGCCGCCAACGGATTAGCTGTGATATTTGGGCGAGGTAAGCGCTTTAACATGCCATTAGATTTAGGTAGAAACTTCATAGATGGAAAGCGATTGTTTGGAGACGGAAAAACGCTAAGAGGCTTCGTGGGTGGTGTAGTCGCTGGAACTTTCGTTGGCGCGGCGCAATCGATAGCTGGAAGTACTGTAGGCATTCCTATGTTGTTATCTTCCCCCCAGGTAACTTTCTTCCTATTTGCAGCTAATGCGCTGAGCCCTCAACATGCTCACCTCATACTAGTTAACGCGCTCTTTTTCACTCCTCTGTTTTTCTTTCTCTTAGGGTATCCGTCAACATCAAAAGAAATTATTATGCCCAGCATACTGAAGGGTTTCCTGCTCTCGCTTGGAGCATTGACAGGAGACTTGGTCGGCTCATTTATTAAACGACGTTTAAACTTAGATCGCGGTACCCCAGCCCCGGGATTAGATCAACTCGACTTCATAGCTGGTGCCATTTTGCTCTCTTCATGGTTTTACTTACCACCTGTAGAAGTCCTATTGGTAGTAGTAATAGTCACACCGGTAATACACCTTTTAGCTAACGCAGGCGCATACGTTTTACGTCTTAAAAAGGAGCCGTGGTAA
- a CDS encoding ATPase domain-containing protein — MASRAMKKIPSGVGKVDSLLSGGLPVGFITHIFGPKGGGKTTFSIQCALNASSYGTKVFYIDAEHSLHPKRLQQLLLYKGDLRKIMVVKPFSFMEQERIIEQLSASTPLYSLIIIDSIASMYRLELEEKEKNIIANRRLNMQLAELLAIAQKTFSAVLLTNQVTFDPETGEMRPVGENVVSYWSAVDLKMERITPGKVKVTLIKGEAGKVGSCVELILSERGLT; from the coding sequence TTGGCTAGCAGAGCTATGAAGAAAATTCCTTCAGGGGTGGGCAAGGTAGACTCTTTGCTTTCTGGAGGTCTCCCAGTTGGATTCATAACGCACATTTTTGGGCCCAAAGGTGGGGGAAAAACTACTTTTAGCATACAATGCGCTCTTAATGCCTCTTCCTATGGAACTAAAGTTTTCTACATAGACGCAGAACACTCCCTCCACCCAAAACGTCTACAGCAATTGTTACTCTATAAGGGAGATTTAAGAAAAATTATGGTTGTAAAGCCGTTCTCGTTTATGGAACAGGAACGAATAATAGAACAACTAAGCGCGTCTACCCCCCTTTACTCGCTTATAATCATTGATAGCATCGCAAGCATGTATCGATTGGAGCTCGAAGAAAAGGAGAAAAACATAATTGCAAATCGTAGACTAAACATGCAGCTTGCAGAGTTACTGGCTATCGCCCAGAAGACTTTCTCAGCAGTTCTTTTAACAAATCAAGTCACTTTTGACCCAGAAACGGGGGAAATGCGACCCGTAGGAGAGAATGTCGTATCTTATTGGTCTGCAGTAGACTTGAAAATGGAGCGTATTACACCTGGTAAAGTGAAGGTAACGCTAATTAAAGGCGAAGCGGGAAAAGTGGGGTCGTGTGTGGAACTGATCCTCTCAGAGAGAGGATTAACTTAA
- a CDS encoding 2-oxoacid:acceptor oxidoreductase family protein, with product MHEMFEVRWHGRGGQGVVTASRILAIAAFNEGFAGVQSIPWIGAERRGAQIEAYNRISRTPILLHSQVYSPDAVVVVDPSMITRNNNVVIRGLKKSGFLIINTAGTKVIPSIRVPEECLVYVVDATSICLELGLQAAGLYVLAMPMLGAFAKATGLISLKGLRKAVESSFESVLVEKNMKAIEKAYYSTLKVHITPEQYIPPVPPSRPERIPEFRHWTDLPPVPVSTPSKGSIGKTGDWRTHMPVIDKEKCTKCLFCWMYCPEAAVNVNEEGFPEIDYDYCKGCGVCFNECPRKAIRMVVDEKK from the coding sequence ATGCACGAAATGTTCGAAGTAAGATGGCATGGCCGTGGCGGACAAGGAGTAGTCACAGCATCTAGAATACTTGCGATTGCCGCTTTCAATGAAGGTTTTGCAGGGGTCCAATCCATTCCATGGATTGGAGCCGAGAGGAGAGGTGCACAAATAGAAGCTTACAACAGGATTTCCCGTACGCCTATCTTACTGCATTCCCAAGTTTACTCACCGGACGCCGTGGTCGTAGTCGACCCCTCAATGATAACCAGAAATAACAATGTTGTCATTCGTGGGCTGAAAAAGAGTGGCTTCCTTATAATTAATACTGCTGGCACAAAAGTCATTCCGTCTATCCGTGTACCAGAGGAATGTCTTGTCTATGTAGTTGATGCTACCTCAATATGCCTAGAACTGGGCCTGCAAGCTGCTGGATTATATGTTTTAGCTATGCCAATGCTGGGTGCATTTGCCAAGGCTACAGGACTCATAAGTCTCAAAGGCCTTAGGAAAGCAGTAGAATCGTCCTTTGAATCAGTGTTAGTTGAGAAAAACATGAAAGCCATAGAGAAAGCTTATTATTCCACGTTAAAGGTTCATATAACCCCTGAACAATACATCCCTCCCGTTCCCCCCTCAAGACCCGAAAGAATACCTGAATTCCGCCACTGGACCGACCTACCACCAGTCCCCGTCTCGACTCCAAGTAAAGGAAGTATTGGTAAAACAGGTGACTGGCGTACACATATGCCGGTAATTGATAAAGAAAAATGCACTAAGTGTCTCTTTTGCTGGATGTACTGCCCTGAAGCAGCAGTAAATGTTAACGAAGAAGGCTTTCCCGAGATAGATTACGACTACTGCAAAGGCTGCGGCGTATGTTTTAACGAGTGTCCGAGGAAGGCTATACGCATGGTTGTTGATGAGAAAAAATAG
- a CDS encoding ATP/GTP-binding protein — MYYTTFFVGTAGSGKSTLVGAFSEWLGDQNIDVATVNLDPGARYIPYTPDVDIREYLVLEDVMDAFNLGPNGGLVACIDMMVNFLGEIKREIDDFGATYVLIDTPGQLELFAFRESGPIVTSSLSGDQSAVCFLIDPFIARTPHGFVSVMLLGASVQYRFFLPQLNILSKSDTLTERERLRIIDWATEPRTLTEAIDRETQGIKREMSLGICEALVKIHMFDAPIPVSSVKLEGFDNLQAALERIFTGGELSK; from the coding sequence ATGTACTATACAACTTTTTTTGTCGGGACTGCTGGGAGTGGCAAATCGACACTTGTAGGTGCATTTTCGGAATGGCTCGGAGACCAAAACATAGATGTAGCTACAGTAAACCTAGACCCCGGGGCGCGTTATATTCCATACACACCTGATGTCGACATAAGGGAATACTTAGTCCTGGAAGATGTGATGGACGCTTTTAACCTAGGTCCTAATGGTGGACTAGTGGCTTGCATCGATATGATGGTGAACTTCTTAGGAGAAATCAAACGCGAAATCGATGACTTTGGAGCAACCTATGTTCTAATAGACACGCCCGGACAACTAGAACTATTTGCATTCAGGGAGTCCGGACCAATAGTTACATCTTCACTGAGCGGAGACCAAAGTGCGGTATGTTTCCTAATAGATCCATTCATAGCACGTACACCCCACGGCTTTGTAAGTGTCATGCTCTTGGGTGCCTCTGTTCAGTACCGCTTCTTTCTCCCTCAACTTAATATATTATCGAAAAGCGATACTTTGACTGAGCGCGAGCGTTTGAGGATCATAGATTGGGCCACAGAACCTCGCACATTGACGGAAGCCATAGATCGTGAGACGCAGGGCATAAAGAGGGAAATGTCCCTCGGTATATGTGAGGCGCTAGTGAAAATTCACATGTTTGATGCACCAATACCTGTCTCTTCCGTAAAACTCGAAGGGTTTGATAATCTTCAAGCGGCATTAGAACGAATTTTTACAGGCGGTGAGCTGTCGAAATAA
- a CDS encoding transketolase C-terminal domain-containing protein, with amino-acid sequence METLILTGNHAVAYAVKMARARFVSCYPITPQTQIVEKLAEFILSGELDAVFVPVESEHSAMAACIGASLAGVRTFTATCSHGLAYMHEMLHWASATRLPIVMAVVNRAIGPPWNIWAEHGDSISQRDTGWIQIYTSNHQEAFDTILQAYKIAEDPEVLLPVMVCLEGFVLSHTAQPVLLPNQEDVDAFIPHEPWKHITIDIDNPITHGNLQMPEDWFYEFRFLLHKAMETAKKKIVRCSEEFEKIFGRNHGHLVEEYKCSDADVVLLSMGSLADQAKLVVDVLREEGYKAGAVKLRSFRPFPEEELCRIARKTECILVIDRNLSPGKGGAVASELKASLYGIKEKPLILECIAGLGGRDVTLEEELEVMKQAFKIIEECTEPKGIIWLGLK; translated from the coding sequence ATGGAAACTTTAATTTTGACGGGGAATCACGCTGTCGCGTATGCTGTCAAAATGGCTAGGGCGCGTTTTGTCTCATGTTATCCTATAACCCCCCAGACTCAGATTGTGGAAAAACTGGCGGAGTTCATTCTAAGCGGTGAGTTGGATGCGGTCTTTGTGCCTGTCGAGTCAGAGCACTCAGCTATGGCGGCATGTATAGGAGCAAGTTTAGCTGGAGTAAGGACATTTACAGCCACTTGTAGTCATGGACTGGCCTACATGCACGAAATGCTTCATTGGGCTTCAGCAACTAGGCTTCCGATAGTTATGGCCGTAGTGAACCGTGCCATAGGTCCGCCTTGGAACATTTGGGCTGAACATGGCGACTCGATATCTCAGAGGGATACAGGATGGATTCAAATTTATACAAGCAACCATCAGGAAGCTTTCGACACAATTCTTCAAGCATATAAAATAGCAGAGGACCCAGAGGTTCTTCTTCCAGTAATGGTTTGCCTTGAAGGTTTCGTCCTAAGCCACACGGCTCAACCAGTGTTACTCCCCAACCAAGAAGATGTTGACGCCTTCATTCCACATGAACCATGGAAGCATATTACGATAGACATCGACAATCCAATAACTCACGGAAATCTCCAAATGCCCGAGGACTGGTTTTACGAGTTCAGGTTCCTATTACACAAGGCTATGGAAACCGCCAAGAAAAAAATAGTCCGTTGCTCCGAAGAATTCGAAAAAATTTTTGGCCGCAATCATGGACACCTCGTGGAAGAATACAAGTGCAGTGACGCCGATGTTGTCCTTCTTTCCATGGGGTCGTTAGCTGACCAAGCAAAATTAGTTGTGGATGTGTTAAGGGAAGAAGGTTATAAGGCTGGAGCTGTAAAACTTAGATCCTTCAGACCCTTCCCAGAGGAAGAGCTTTGCCGCATTGCGAGGAAGACAGAGTGTATTTTGGTCATCGATAGAAATCTCAGCCCCGGGAAAGGTGGGGCTGTAGCATCAGAGCTTAAAGCATCACTTTACGGAATCAAAGAAAAACCTTTGATTCTAGAATGTATAGCGGGACTAGGCGGCCGGGACGTTACACTCGAAGAAGAATTAGAAGTGATGAAGCAAGCGTTCAAGATTATAGAAGAATGCACGGAACCTAAAGGTATAATATGGCTTGGATTAAAGTAA
- a CDS encoding KH domain-containing protein: MPKERIAVIIGKNGCVKKRLEDETKTKITIDSNEGTVIIEATEETDDPLAVWRARDIVIAMARGFSPERAFRLLDEEQMLEVIDLTRIVGDSRNTLTRIKGRIIGEEGKSRRIIEETCGAAISVYGHTVSIIGDIDQLQCAKKAIMMLIEGARHATVYKVIQKMARAMKMKRMLSSI, translated from the coding sequence GTGCCAAAAGAACGTATAGCGGTGATAATAGGTAAAAACGGATGCGTTAAGAAAAGATTAGAGGATGAGACTAAGACTAAGATAACAATAGATAGCAATGAGGGGACAGTCATCATCGAGGCAACAGAAGAAACAGATGACCCTCTCGCAGTGTGGAGAGCAAGGGACATCGTAATTGCTATGGCGCGAGGGTTCAGCCCGGAAAGGGCTTTCCGTCTTTTGGACGAAGAACAAATGCTAGAAGTGATAGACTTAACGAGAATCGTTGGAGATTCAAGAAACACGCTTACAAGGATAAAAGGAAGGATAATTGGCGAAGAAGGAAAAAGCAGGAGAATCATAGAGGAAACGTGTGGAGCAGCAATATCGGTTTACGGACACACGGTAAGTATAATAGGGGATATTGATCAGCTTCAGTGTGCAAAAAAGGCCATAATGATGCTCATTGAAGGAGCACGTCACGCAACAGTTTACAAGGTAATACAGAAAATGGCTAGAGCAATGAAAATGAAACGAATGCTTTCATCAATTTAA
- a CDS encoding acetate--CoA ligase family protein: MSNEVVSKIIQKALDEGRTYLLEPEAKEVIRAYGIPTTKFKVAKNPSEAVKCAEEIGYPVVLKIVSPDIIHKSDVGGVKVNLKNQDEVVKAYNEIIENVKRHKSDARIVGVLVQEFCPEGREVIVGMAKDPQFGPALMFGLGGIFVEVLKDVSFRVAPITRYDAEEMIKEIKAYPILEGIRGQPPADIEALIDILLKVSSLVIDHPEIDQLDLNPIFAYSKGAKAVDARIILSKQ; encoded by the coding sequence ATGTCTAACGAAGTAGTTTCTAAGATAATACAAAAGGCTCTGGATGAAGGAAGAACTTACCTCCTAGAACCAGAAGCGAAAGAAGTAATCAGAGCGTATGGTATTCCGACGACCAAGTTTAAAGTTGCAAAAAATCCAAGCGAAGCTGTCAAGTGTGCTGAAGAAATAGGGTACCCTGTTGTTCTCAAGATAGTTTCCCCAGACATAATTCACAAGAGTGATGTAGGAGGAGTTAAAGTCAACCTGAAAAATCAAGACGAAGTTGTGAAAGCTTACAACGAAATAATCGAAAACGTGAAAAGACATAAAAGCGATGCGAGAATAGTTGGCGTGCTTGTTCAGGAGTTCTGTCCGGAAGGCAGAGAAGTCATAGTAGGCATGGCCAAAGACCCCCAATTCGGACCAGCTCTCATGTTCGGACTTGGAGGAATATTCGTGGAAGTACTCAAAGATGTCTCTTTCAGGGTTGCTCCGATAACAAGGTATGATGCAGAGGAAATGATAAAAGAGATTAAAGCGTACCCAATATTGGAAGGGATAAGAGGACAGCCTCCTGCAGATATAGAAGCCTTAATAGACATCCTCCTGAAAGTTTCGAGCCTTGTCATAGATCACCCTGAAATAGATCAGCTAGACTTAAACCCGATATTCGCTTATTCCAAAGGAGCAAAAGCCGTAGACGCCAGAATAATACTATCAAAGCAATAA
- a CDS encoding carboxymuconolactone decarboxylase family protein: MSLKSLLECLLKDLDSTVSEILCKMREEYGRVPFIAESIGRNRPELLVMESLSSLFTLRKPKALSPKLAELVALSAAVALDCEHCIDFHIEAALHEGASIDEIFDVIMIACLMAKNAKLAVGLRVFERVLSRLRRECSKE, translated from the coding sequence TTGAGTTTGAAATCCCTCCTCGAATGCTTGCTTAAAGATTTAGACTCTACAGTCAGTGAGATTCTTTGCAAAATGCGCGAAGAATATGGACGTGTACCCTTTATAGCGGAGTCCATTGGACGCAACAGACCCGAACTGCTTGTCATGGAATCTCTTTCATCTTTATTCACTCTCAGAAAACCAAAGGCCTTATCTCCTAAGTTGGCTGAGCTCGTCGCGTTGTCTGCTGCTGTAGCTCTAGATTGTGAGCATTGCATCGATTTCCACATTGAAGCTGCCTTACATGAAGGTGCGTCTATTGACGAAATATTCGATGTTATAATGATTGCTTGTCTCATGGCTAAAAATGCTAAACTGGCTGTTGGCCTAAGAGTTTTTGAGAGAGTGCTTTCAAGGCTCAGAAGGGAGTGCAGTAAGGAGTAG
- a CDS encoding (Fe-S)-binding protein produces the protein MKEKIFRETDRCLHCGSCLSVCPIVNAGGAGSPKKIGVYATKDVRKADYLASTPFNCTFCLACVNVCPVNLPIPEAARYLRGKVKLPENVEEIVNNIKSSGNIFGMGDDERWIWSMELSFPLERRLDIKAEVGYFVGCNSAFSPSLLGIPVANLTIFERAKVDYTLVSGEKCCGMPLIMAGEEEEIAKLAKINVEEYKKRKIKTLVTGCPACLRVWKEVYPKFVKVPFDVQHSTQLLLKLIMEEKIKPLKMSRKVIYQDPCELARGCNITDEPRLILNKLGLKLLEFQDKGLDAKCCGGGGLLRATNPDVSVKLAFSKIEEAKLLGAEIIVTACPACKQNLLKAGEKISVLDISELLLTALPSEP, from the coding sequence TTGAAGGAAAAAATTTTTCGTGAAACCGATAGGTGTCTTCACTGCGGCTCCTGCTTGTCAGTTTGCCCAATAGTTAACGCTGGGGGTGCTGGCAGCCCTAAGAAGATTGGGGTTTACGCAACTAAGGACGTAAGGAAAGCAGATTACTTGGCTAGTACACCTTTCAATTGTACTTTTTGTTTGGCGTGTGTTAACGTTTGCCCTGTCAACCTTCCTATACCGGAAGCGGCGAGATATCTTAGGGGGAAAGTCAAGCTTCCGGAAAACGTAGAGGAAATTGTAAATAATATTAAGTCTAGTGGGAACATATTCGGGATGGGTGATGACGAAAGATGGATCTGGAGCATGGAGCTGAGTTTTCCCCTCGAGAGGAGGTTAGATATTAAAGCAGAAGTAGGATATTTTGTAGGATGCAACTCAGCATTTTCCCCTTCTCTTCTAGGGATACCTGTAGCAAATCTCACTATCTTCGAGAGAGCCAAAGTCGACTATACGCTGGTTTCTGGCGAGAAGTGTTGTGGTATGCCGCTCATTATGGCTGGAGAAGAGGAGGAAATCGCAAAACTAGCAAAAATTAATGTTGAGGAATATAAGAAAAGGAAGATTAAAACATTAGTTACAGGGTGCCCGGCTTGCTTACGTGTGTGGAAAGAAGTTTATCCTAAATTCGTGAAAGTGCCGTTTGACGTTCAGCATTCAACGCAACTTTTACTTAAACTGATAATGGAAGAAAAAATTAAGCCTTTGAAAATGAGTCGCAAGGTCATCTACCAGGATCCATGCGAGTTAGCTAGAGGATGCAACATAACGGACGAGCCACGTCTTATCTTAAATAAACTCGGATTAAAACTATTAGAGTTCCAGGACAAGGGATTAGATGCAAAATGCTGTGGTGGTGGAGGACTTTTAAGAGCCACAAATCCTGACGTCTCTGTAAAGCTTGCTTTCTCAAAAATAGAGGAGGCAAAATTGCTGGGAGCAGAAATAATAGTGACTGCTTGTCCTGCCTGCAAACAAAACTTGTTGAAAGCGGGAGAAAAAATTTCAGTTTTAGACATCAGCGAGCTACTCCTTACTGCACTCCCTTCTGAGCCTTGA
- a CDS encoding Clp1/GlmU family protein, which yields MEIANEGECLLIKGPANIEIKEGKVMILGGTFGAGECIVIPKGKAISLRAYTPVVLKVTSGCVERVIEDVPPYWWKAVEELDSVEKPVITLVIGGVDMGKTTFTTFLANAAFIKGLKVAVVDADVGQSDVGPPCFVAMGLLSHPVTDMAKVKLEDAYFIGSTTPSTYPHRIVAGVKLMVEKALKLGCEAVFIDTPGWITGLKARDLNIALFNVLRPNMVIALQEKNEAEGILKALSGSKTRILRLPALAACKRDRETRKFLREAAYRRHLRGSENVTLDLSKVSVAYTALFSGDKLDVEEERKISAVLGFNPVYAESSPDVLTIVLPSEKNVKRESIEALKILFKGKEIHLVNENEFENLLVALLNEDDKYLGIGILKKLDYAAKKVTVFTPVPPEKVTKILFGSVKVIENGVEIGPIRHN from the coding sequence GTGGAAATAGCAAACGAAGGCGAATGTCTCTTGATCAAAGGGCCTGCTAACATAGAGATCAAAGAAGGCAAGGTGATGATACTGGGTGGAACCTTCGGGGCAGGAGAATGCATAGTGATTCCTAAGGGGAAGGCAATTTCACTAAGGGCATACACTCCTGTCGTATTGAAAGTAACGTCAGGTTGTGTTGAACGAGTAATAGAGGACGTACCACCGTACTGGTGGAAAGCCGTTGAGGAACTAGACAGTGTCGAGAAACCAGTAATAACTTTGGTTATAGGCGGTGTCGACATGGGCAAGACAACTTTCACGACGTTTCTAGCTAATGCTGCGTTTATAAAGGGGCTTAAGGTCGCCGTAGTAGATGCAGATGTAGGACAAAGTGATGTAGGGCCTCCATGCTTTGTAGCTATGGGACTGCTCAGCCATCCGGTAACAGATATGGCAAAAGTGAAATTAGAAGATGCATACTTTATAGGTTCAACTACGCCGTCAACTTACCCTCATAGGATAGTTGCAGGCGTGAAATTGATGGTTGAAAAAGCACTTAAACTTGGATGCGAAGCAGTCTTCATAGATACTCCGGGGTGGATTACAGGGCTAAAAGCAAGAGACTTAAACATAGCGTTATTTAACGTTCTGCGTCCAAACATGGTGATAGCACTACAAGAAAAGAATGAAGCTGAAGGAATACTCAAAGCGCTTTCTGGATCGAAGACGCGCATTTTAAGGCTTCCAGCATTGGCAGCGTGTAAGAGAGATAGGGAAACAAGAAAGTTTCTTCGCGAAGCTGCCTACAGACGGCACTTGCGGGGAAGCGAAAATGTTACTCTGGATTTAAGCAAGGTTTCTGTAGCGTATACAGCACTTTTTAGCGGAGATAAGTTGGACGTTGAAGAAGAAAGAAAAATCTCGGCGGTTTTGGGCTTCAACCCAGTTTACGCTGAATCTTCTCCTGATGTCTTAACTATAGTTCTGCCGAGCGAGAAAAACGTTAAAAGAGAGAGCATTGAAGCACTTAAAATACTGTTTAAAGGTAAAGAGATACACTTGGTCAATGAAAACGAGTTCGAGAACCTTTTAGTGGCATTATTGAACGAAGACGACAAATACCTTGGGATAGGTATCTTGAAGAAGCTTGATTACGCTGCGAAAAAGGTAACAGTCTTTACACCCGTTCCTCCTGAAAAGGTAACAAAGATACTTTTCGGGTCTGTGAAAGTTATAGAAAACGGTGTAGAAATAGGTCCCATACGACACAATTAA
- a CDS encoding FAD-binding protein: MSKEVDLLIIGAGMAGLTAAETAGGRELQVKVIASGYGCSQASSGTIDVLGQYANKKVVDLEETLGGFIERNPCHVYAVAGRETVLSVLSDFQRRSDGLYVGKDGQNMEVITPLGTCKTTYLIQFTMRNASFNLLSEGKSLVVAVPGLLGYAPHIIKGKMEEKGINVKMAKLKLAVTSPFQLATYLEANPETLISELKEANASSYDWVILPPILGITNVKKVWQIVEESLKTNIVELPSFPPSVPGKRLHILLKRRCEEKGVSVVLGEVAKEVKIKERRVKEVLTSKGRYSPRALVLSTGWALTNVLKIKGVSPVQKTKGKSHMVRHEYIENLFFAISPVSYEEKVGLGAAMIAGYLAGKAAVDYLGGGR, from the coding sequence TTGAGTAAAGAAGTAGACTTACTTATTATAGGAGCTGGCATGGCTGGACTAACTGCTGCAGAGACGGCTGGTGGAAGAGAACTTCAAGTGAAGGTGATAGCATCTGGCTACGGTTGCAGTCAAGCTTCCTCCGGAACAATAGATGTACTTGGACAATACGCTAATAAGAAAGTCGTAGATCTGGAAGAGACTCTTGGGGGGTTCATAGAAAGAAACCCGTGTCACGTTTATGCGGTAGCAGGGAGAGAAACGGTTCTAAGCGTTCTGTCTGATTTCCAACGTAGAAGTGATGGGCTTTACGTCGGAAAAGATGGACAAAATATGGAAGTGATAACGCCGCTGGGAACATGCAAAACCACATACCTTATTCAGTTTACGATGCGTAATGCTTCATTTAACTTGCTTTCAGAAGGTAAATCCTTAGTAGTAGCAGTGCCGGGGTTGCTAGGATATGCACCTCACATCATAAAAGGGAAAATGGAGGAGAAGGGGATAAACGTAAAGATGGCAAAGCTGAAATTAGCTGTTACAAGCCCCTTCCAGCTGGCAACGTATCTGGAGGCAAATCCAGAGACGTTGATCAGCGAGCTAAAAGAGGCAAATGCAAGTAGTTATGACTGGGTAATTCTGCCTCCAATTTTGGGCATAACAAATGTGAAAAAGGTGTGGCAGATAGTTGAGGAATCCTTAAAGACAAATATTGTTGAACTTCCGTCATTTCCTCCTTCTGTCCCCGGAAAACGGCTTCACATTTTACTTAAGAGACGCTGTGAAGAAAAAGGTGTGAGTGTAGTATTAGGAGAAGTAGCAAAAGAAGTCAAGATTAAAGAACGAAGGGTGAAAGAAGTTTTAACCAGCAAAGGAAGGTATAGTCCACGAGCCTTAGTTTTGTCAACCGGATGGGCGTTAACCAATGTTTTGAAAATTAAGGGAGTCTCCCCGGTTCAGAAAACTAAAGGCAAGAGCCACATGGTTAGACATGAGTACATAGAAAATCTGTTCTTCGCGATATCTCCGGTTTCATATGAAGAGAAAGTGGGTTTAGGCGCCGCCATGATTGCAGGATACCTGGCAGGGAAAGCTGCTGTAGATTATTTGGGAGGTGGAAGATAA